A genome region from Purpureocillium takamizusanense chromosome 8, complete sequence includes the following:
- a CDS encoding uncharacterized protein (COG:S~EggNog:ENOG503PWI3~antiSMASH:Cluster_8.4), giving the protein MAQPITSVERLLFPFDTEEAASPSPMLQDLVAVAAQELRAMQKQQQQTTTSTTMRFPASPINNKTNNNNNKHGCVTREKLQHQYRCEMEDVRASLYFVEGALRDICAQNRRRWGAQVGVVRRIVNITSEMGEIHALNGGGGGGSNMGFASENGGGGAKNAPTMASGYQHNNNSHTGYGNHYYAVNYDNGHDGRAGSFTDMGSMTSRGSFSSTASDPSTLCSERDGSSSIAGGGRTVVVYPISPLEASQDDETFVGAAAEIVEHGTHDDERGQEKKKKEMRKRKMLRSVKSETAPLSPPPRHHTNTRTKKRSSCNRPTPVKKGQKAGGGITATRSKTRATGIAAAPATQQQVSPSPESDDGTIATSCNDNSVENADPNINEQPSDDGSGDETEETEASMTDDDMDLEDDEHTSANNNKTASTATAAGTANSRNKTKKQGQQQQQQQQTTTTTPRYNVPRHKGPRFASGPPGRPFRFQAKPRTVAGIWREFKVGTGGNPALEALEREHGTGWRRGDLRARKYASNYVGGRRGVVEYVERLARESGWGVDEAIRRLDERVDGRISALTDALRRGEDPFAVLSKRSGGGKKAAEAVEMVQ; this is encoded by the exons ATGGCCCAGCCCATCACTTCCGTGGAGCGTCTCCTCTTCCCCTTTGATACAGAGGAAGCAGCATCCCCTTCGCCCATGCTTcaggacctcgtcgccgtggccgcccaGGAACTGCGCGCCatgcagaagcagcagcagcagacgacgacgtcaacgacgaTGCGTTTCCCTGCTTCCCCTATCAACAACAAAacaaacaacaacaataacaaACACGGCTGCGTGACCcgcgagaagctgcagcaCCAGTACCGCTGCGAGATGGAGGACGTGCGCGCGAGCTTGTACtttgtcgagggcgcgctgcGGGATATCTGCGCGCagaaccgccgccgctgggggGCGCAGGTTGGCGTGGTTCGCAGGATCGTCAACATTACCTCCGAGATGGGAGAGATTCATGCTCTCaacggtggcggtggtggcggcagcaacatGGGTTTCGCGTCTGAgaatggcggcggtggtgccaaGAATGCTCCTACTATGGCTTCAGGCTATCAACACAACAACAACTCCCACACCGGCTACGGAAACCACTACTATGCTGTCAACTATGACAACGGCCACGACGGACGTGCTGGCAGTTTCACGGACATGGGATCGATGACCTCCAGGGGGTCGTTttcgtccacggcgtcggATCCATCCACGCTTTGTTCCGAACgggacggcagcagcagcatcgccggcggtggcagaACGGTCGTCGTCTATCCCATCTCGCCGCTCGAAGCATCCCAAGACGACGAGACTTTCGTcggagcagcggcggagaTAGTTGAGCATGGCACTCacgatgacgagcgcggccaggaaaagaagaagaaggaaatgaggaagaggaagatgtTGCGCAGCGTCAAGTCGGAGACTGCTCCTctctcaccaccaccgcggcaCCACACCAACACCAGGACAAAGAAGCGGTCGTCTTGCAACCGCCCGACGCCTGTCAAGAAGGGCCAGAAGGCCGGTGGGGGTATAACCGCTACGCGCTCCAAG ACTCGTGCTACCGgcattgccgccgcgcctgccaCTCAGCAGCAAGTCTCGCCTTCTCCTGAAAGTGACGACGGCACTATCGCAACCTCTTGCAACGATAACTCTGTCGAGAATGCCGATCCGAACATCAACGAACAGCCTAGTGACGACGGCTCTGGCGACGAAACTGAAGAAACCGAAGCTTCCATGACCGACGATGATATGGACCTGGAGGATGATGAGCACACATctgccaacaacaacaaaaccGCTTCGACCGCCACTGCTGCCGGCACAGCCAACAGCCGCAACAAGACAAAGAAACaaggacagcagcagcagcagcagcaacagacaaccaccaccacgccacGCTACAACGTCCCCCGCCACAAGGGCCCACGCTTCGCCtccggcccgcccggccgcccgtTCCGCTTCCAGGCCAAGCCGCGCACCGTGGCGGGCATCTGGCGCGAGTTCAAGGTCGGCACGGGGGGCAAcccggcgctcgaggcgctggagcgcgagcacggcacgggctggcggcgcggggacCTACGCGCGCGCAAGTACGCGAGCAACTacgtgggcgggcggcgcggcgtcgtcgagtaCGTGGAGCGCCTGGCGCGCGAGTCGGGCTggggcgtggacgaggcgatCCGCAGGCTGGACGAGCGCGTGGACGGGAGGATCTCGGCGCTGACGGACGCGCTGCGCAGGGGGGAGGATCCGTTTGCGGTGCTGTCGAAGAGGTCTGGAGGCGGTAAGaaggcggcagaggcggtgGAGATGGTGCAGtga
- a CDS encoding uncharacterized protein (SMCOG1034:cytochrome P450~COG:Q~EggNog:ENOG503Q4XY~antiSMASH:Cluster_8.4), whose protein sequence is MLYERARSQKPALELPATFLIAAAAPSRALSHQRLACALTRACVASLSLHFTMTQPIPQPAGVPILGNIFDIQPSNTWASLKKLSEQYGEIFQVKVFGHTIVFVASVALAQELCDEKRFRKYVGGPVVEIRDAVHDALFTAYDDEASWGIAHRIIAPKLQPGEMALRFDEMRDTAYELFDVWKAQGEDVGGRSSVSPFKDLSRLNLEATTFTLFGVRLNCLSGPEHPMLKAMEDSTAEAVMRPTRPGILNTLLYRGKWKSSIKALRAYAADVVKYRKEHPTDRQDVLAAMMNATDPETGKALTESQVIDEVVSMPIGSSTAPCLLATAIYLLLKNPENIAKARGELDAIVGPGGEFKHEHLDQLRFVQGILRESLRLSFAAPGFNIEPIPSKDNTNSNSNNSKAPPVLLAGGKYQVAHNQAMIIVMAGVNRDPAVFEDPLAFRPERMVGEAFEQLPPGAKKWFGNGKRECIGKHYAWQWSLLVLAMMLRDLDFEMENPDYKMEQDGWFNVRPIGFNVRVKARVA, encoded by the coding sequence ATGCTATATGAACGGGCAAGGTCCCAGAAACCGGCTCTGGAGCTGCCAGCTACCTTTTTGAtagcagctgctgctccctcccGGGCCCTCTCTCATCAGCGTCTCGCGTGTGCGTTGACCCGTGCCTGTGTTGCTTCGCTTTCGCTTCACTTCACCATGACGCAGCCGATCCcccagccggcgggcgtgcccATCCTGGGCAACATCTTCGACATCCAGCCCAGCAACACCTGGGCGTCGCTCAAGAAGCTGTCGGAGCAGTACGGCGAGATCTTCCAGGTCAAGGTCTTTGGGCACACCATTGTCTTCGTGGCGAGCGTCGCCCTGGCGCAGGAGCTATGCGACGAGAAGCGCTTCCGAAAGTACGTCggcgggcccgtcgtcgagataCGCGACGCGGTGCACGACGCCCTCTTCACGGcctacgacgacgaggcgagctGGGGCATCGCGCACCGCATCATCGCGCCGAAGCTGCAGCCGGGCGAGATGGCCCTGCGCTTCGACGAGATGCGCGACACGGCGTACGAGCTGTTTGACGTGTGGAAGGCTCAGGGTGaggacgtcggcgggcggtcgtcAGTGTCGCCGTTCAAGGACCTCTCCAGGCTGAACCTCGAGGCGACGACCTTTACGCTCTTCGGGGTGCGCCTCAACTGCCTGAGCGGGCCGGAGCACCCcatgctcaaggccatggaggactcgaccgccgaggccgtgaTGCGGCCTACCCGGCCCGGCATCCTCAACACGCTCCTGTATAGGGGCAAGTGGAAGTCATCCATCAAGGCGCTGCGCGCGTATGCCGCGGACGTGGTCAAGTACCGCAAGGAGcacccgaccgaccgccaggacgtcctcgccgccatgatgaaCGCGACGGAccccgagacgggcaaggcCCTGACCGAGTCGCAGgtcatcgacgaggtcgtgTCCATGCccatcggcagcagcaccgcgccgtgcctcctcgccaccgccatctACCTCCTGCTCAAGAACCCCGAAAACATCGCCAAGGCGCGCGGGGAGCTGGACGCCATTGTCGGTCCCGGCGGCGAGTTCAAGCACGAGCACCTGGACCAGCTGCGGTTCGTGCAGGGCATCCTGCGCGAGTCGCTGCGCCTGTCGTTTGCGGCGCCGGGCTTCAACATTGAGCCGATACCCAGCAAGGATAAtaccaacagcaacagcaacaacagcaaaGCTCCTCccgtgctgctcgccggTGGCAAGTACCAGGTGGCGCACAACCAGGCCATGATCATCGTCATGGCGGGCGTGAACCGCGATCCGGCCGTCTTCGAGGACCCGCTGGCGTTCCGGCCCGAGCGcatggtcggcgaggcgtttgagcagctgccgccgggggccAAGAAGTGGTTCGGCAACGGCAAGAGGGAGTGCATCGGCAAGCACTACGCCTGGCAGTGGAGCCTGCTCGtgttggccatgatgctgcgGGACCTGGACTTTGAGATGGAGAACCCGGACTACAAGATGGAGCAGGATGGGTGGTTCAACGTTCGGCCGATTGGGTTTAATGTCAGGGTCAAGGCGAGGGTGGCTTAA
- a CDS encoding uncharacterized protein (EggNog:ENOG503NXWI~COG:B) produces MESTPSSHLGHAGAAASALPANGGAVAGDHAELDPLLDMSYIGSSDQACKECRRRKARCNRALPTCDLCIKYRRHCLYEKHSRTPLTRKHLTEVEARLERAEALLRQTRALLPPHLRPWERAGAGAGPAARQPDESSFDFAGEPARSKSQDEDESEVADSKAPRRTSLPCPPQPQHPSSDGGGCGGGPPRPVDADHQRMLEGPPLEDFEWSEKDSSYAQGLSPDALEGSLDDTPISDGMASLSVNEREGGYLGVASGAALLRLLDPNTRRRVPSRPEYEAGSSFSMATPMTPQPNPNRHIAEAMIDSYFRLYHVCYPIVHEPTFRAQYSEVIPRPNGACWTALAYIVAAIGVWTSAGSSADTLDLALFAQARSILGFNFLEVGNLSLVMALTLASNYQQKRDKPNSGYNYLGLSGRMAMGLGLHKEFQGWNIAPLSMEIRRRVWWTLCSFDIGASITFGRPDVWPHKGVEVSYPLNVNDKDLTAASQTYPPESSQMTPYTAVATQARFHIASHRCYEKVICKSFPSADELLRLDAEHIETWKAGVPPYFAEGTPVPPRYALPQAVMVWRMHNLRIIMYRPFVIRRALRRKPDADEASATAYDRCLAEAKATIDSIDEFWERQEHNRLSAWYGLYFLFQAALIPCICLRNDPTAPEAADWRRQIGLTLKTISGMAPFNASCSRCHRVIAELSGRYLDGTTAAAAPPSSQSQADNNNMPADGMATRADGEIDQTVGAGATAAAQQPATDVPPTPPLPYMADSQPVGESPETQINNVFSMMWPNVPPLEAADVVMGDDGGWMEFLRAGSAEDWEEAFGGDLA; encoded by the exons ATGGAATCGACGCCTTCCTCGCACCTCGGCCAtgctggcgcagcagcatccgCGCTCcccgccaacggcggcgccgtcgccggtgaCCACGCCGAGCTGGATCCCCTTCTGGACATGTCCTATATCGGCTCCTCGGACCAGGCATGCAAGGAGTGCAGGCGCCGCAAGGCCCGTTGCAACCGAGCCTTGCCGACGTGCGATCTCTGCATCAAGTACCGACGGCACTGCCTGTACGAGAAGCATTCGCGGACGCCCCTGACGCGCAA GCATCTCACTGAAGTGGAGGCCAGGCTGGAGAGGGCAGAGGCGCTGCTGAGGCAGACGAGAGCACTGTTGCCGCCTCACTTGCGGCCGTGGGAGCgtgcgggcgccggcgcggggccggcTGCTCGGCAGCCCGACGAGTCGTCGTTTGACTTTGCTGGAGAGCCGGCTCGGTCCAAGAGtcaggatgaggacgagTCCGAGGTCGCTGACTCGAAAGCTCCGAGACGGACCTCCCTTCCCTGCCCACCGCAACCTCAACATCCCTCAtccgacggcggcggctgcggcgggggccCTCCACGCCCTGTCGATGCTGACCACCAGCGAATGCTTGAAGGCCCGCCGCTAGAGGACTTTGAATGGAGCGAAAAGGACTCTTCGTATGCGCAGGGCCTGTCTCcggacgcgctcgagggcagcCTGGACGACACGCCCATCTCCGACGGCATGGCCTCGCTGAGCGTCAACGAGCGCGAAGGGGGCTACCTCGGCGTGGCATCTGGCgcggccctcctccgcctcctcgatcCCAACACCAGGAGACGCGTGCCCTCACGGCCCGAGTACGAAGCCGGGTCGTCGTTCTCCATGGCGACTCCGATGACGCCGCAGCCGAACCCCAACCGCCacatcgccgaggccatgatCGACTCGTACTTTCGCCTGTACCACGTCTGCTACCCCATCGTACACGAGCCCACGTTCCGGGCCCAGTACAGCGAGGTCATCCCCCGTCCCAACGGCGCGTGCTGGACCGCGCTGGCGTACATCGTCGCGGCCATCGGCGTCTGGacctcggcgggctcgtcggccgacACGCTGGACCTGGCGCTCTTCGCGCAGGCGCGGTCCATCCTCGGCTTCAActtcctcgaggtcggcaaCCTGAGCCTCGTCATGGCCCTGACCCTGGCGTCCAACTATCAGCAGAAGCGCGACAAGCCCAACTCGGGGTACAACTACCTGGGCCTCTCGGGCCGCATGGCCATGGGGCTCGGCCTGCACAAGGAGTTCCAGGGCTGGAACATTGCGCCCCTGAGCATGGAGATCCGGCGGCGTGTGTGGTGGACGCTCTGCTCCTTCGACATTGGCGCGTCCATCACCTTTGGCCGCCCGGACGTGTGGCCGCacaagggcgtcgaggtgtCGTACCCGCTCAACGTCAACGACAAGGAcctcaccgccgcctcgcagaCGTACCCGCCCGAGAGCAGCCAGATGACACCCTACACGGCCGTCGCGACGCAGGCGCGCTTCCACATCGCCTCGCACCGCTGCTACGAAAAGGTCATCTGCAAGTCCTtcccctccgccgacgagctgctccgcctcgacgccgagcacaTCGAGACGTggaaggcgggcgtgccgcCGTACTTTGCCGAGGGcacgcccgtgccgccgcggtATGCGCTCCCGCAGGCTGTCATGGTGTGGCGCATGCACAACCTGCGCATCATCATGTACCGGCCGTTTGTGATCCGCCGCGCGCTGAGGCGgaagcccgacgccgacgaggcgagcgcgacggcgtaCGACCGGTgtctggccgaggccaaggcgacgATTGATTCCATCGACGAGTTCTGGGAGAGGCAGGAACACAACCGGCTCTCTGCCTGGTACGGCCT ATATTTCCTCTTCCAGGCCGCGCTCATCCCGTGCATCTGCCTTCGCAACGACCCGACCGCACCGGAAGCCGCCGACTGGCGACGCCAGATCGGCCTCACGCTGAAGACTATCAGCGGCATGGCGCCCTTCAACGCCAGTTGCTCGCGCTGCCACcgcgtcatcgccgagctCAGCGGGCGGTACCTCGACGGCaccacggcagcggcagcgccgccgtcttctcaGTCTCAGgccgacaacaacaacatgcccgccgacgggatggcgacgagggcggacGGCGAGATAGACCAGACGGTAGGGGCGGGGGCgaccgcagcagcacagcagcccGCGACCgacgtgccgccgacgccaccgcTACCGTACATGGCGGACAGCCAGCCCGTGGGGGAGAGCCCCGAAACGCAAATCAACAATGTGTTCAGCATGATGTGGCCCAacgtgccgccgctggaggCCGCGGACGTGGtgatgggcgacgacggcgggtggATGGAGTTTCTGCGCGCGGGGAGCGCGGAGGACTGGGAAGAGGCGTTTGGAGGTGACTTGGCGTGA
- a CDS encoding uncharacterized protein (EggNog:ENOG503NXWI~COG:B): MESTPSSHLGHAGAAASALPANGGAVAGDHAELDPLLDMSYIGSSDQACKECRRRKARCNRALPTCDLCIKYRRHCLYEKHSRTPLTRKHLTEVEARLERAEALLRQTRALLPPHLRPWERAGAGAGPAARQPDESSFDFAGEPARSKSQDEDESEVADSKAPRRTSLPCPPQPQHPSSDGGGCGGGPPRPVDADHQRMLEGPPLEDFEWSEKDSSYAQGLSPDALEGSLDDTPISDGMASLSVNEREGGYLGVASGAALLRLLDPNTRRRVPSRPEYEAGSSFSMATPMTPQPNPNRHIAEAMIDSYFRLYHVCYPIVHEPTFRAQYSEVIPRPNGACWTALAYIVAAIGVWTSAGSSADTLDLALFAQARSILGFNFLEVGNLSLVMALTLASNYQQKRDKPNSGYNYLGLSGRMAMGLGLHKEFQGWNIAPLSMEIRRRVWWTLCSFDIGASITFGRPDVWPHKGVEVSYPLNVNDKDLTAASQTYPPESSQMTPYTAVATQARFHIASHRCYEKVICKSFPSADELLRLDAEHIETWKAGVPPYFAEGTPVPPRYALPQAVMVWRMHNLRIIMYRPFVIRRALRRKPDADEASATAYDRCLAEAKATIDSIDEFWERQEHNRLSAWYGLYVGCSPCSSLLWPRTNPPPP; the protein is encoded by the exons ATGGAATCGACGCCTTCCTCGCACCTCGGCCAtgctggcgcagcagcatccgCGCTCcccgccaacggcggcgccgtcgccggtgaCCACGCCGAGCTGGATCCCCTTCTGGACATGTCCTATATCGGCTCCTCGGACCAGGCATGCAAGGAGTGCAGGCGCCGCAAGGCCCGTTGCAACCGAGCCTTGCCGACGTGCGATCTCTGCATCAAGTACCGACGGCACTGCCTGTACGAGAAGCATTCGCGGACGCCCCTGACGCGCAA GCATCTCACTGAAGTGGAGGCCAGGCTGGAGAGGGCAGAGGCGCTGCTGAGGCAGACGAGAGCACTGTTGCCGCCTCACTTGCGGCCGTGGGAGCgtgcgggcgccggcgcggggccggcTGCTCGGCAGCCCGACGAGTCGTCGTTTGACTTTGCTGGAGAGCCGGCTCGGTCCAAGAGtcaggatgaggacgagTCCGAGGTCGCTGACTCGAAAGCTCCGAGACGGACCTCCCTTCCCTGCCCACCGCAACCTCAACATCCCTCAtccgacggcggcggctgcggcgggggccCTCCACGCCCTGTCGATGCTGACCACCAGCGAATGCTTGAAGGCCCGCCGCTAGAGGACTTTGAATGGAGCGAAAAGGACTCTTCGTATGCGCAGGGCCTGTCTCcggacgcgctcgagggcagcCTGGACGACACGCCCATCTCCGACGGCATGGCCTCGCTGAGCGTCAACGAGCGCGAAGGGGGCTACCTCGGCGTGGCATCTGGCgcggccctcctccgcctcctcgatcCCAACACCAGGAGACGCGTGCCCTCACGGCCCGAGTACGAAGCCGGGTCGTCGTTCTCCATGGCGACTCCGATGACGCCGCAGCCGAACCCCAACCGCCacatcgccgaggccatgatCGACTCGTACTTTCGCCTGTACCACGTCTGCTACCCCATCGTACACGAGCCCACGTTCCGGGCCCAGTACAGCGAGGTCATCCCCCGTCCCAACGGCGCGTGCTGGACCGCGCTGGCGTACATCGTCGCGGCCATCGGCGTCTGGacctcggcgggctcgtcggccgacACGCTGGACCTGGCGCTCTTCGCGCAGGCGCGGTCCATCCTCGGCTTCAActtcctcgaggtcggcaaCCTGAGCCTCGTCATGGCCCTGACCCTGGCGTCCAACTATCAGCAGAAGCGCGACAAGCCCAACTCGGGGTACAACTACCTGGGCCTCTCGGGCCGCATGGCCATGGGGCTCGGCCTGCACAAGGAGTTCCAGGGCTGGAACATTGCGCCCCTGAGCATGGAGATCCGGCGGCGTGTGTGGTGGACGCTCTGCTCCTTCGACATTGGCGCGTCCATCACCTTTGGCCGCCCGGACGTGTGGCCGCacaagggcgtcgaggtgtCGTACCCGCTCAACGTCAACGACAAGGAcctcaccgccgcctcgcagaCGTACCCGCCCGAGAGCAGCCAGATGACACCCTACACGGCCGTCGCGACGCAGGCGCGCTTCCACATCGCCTCGCACCGCTGCTACGAAAAGGTCATCTGCAAGTCCTtcccctccgccgacgagctgctccgcctcgacgccgagcacaTCGAGACGTggaaggcgggcgtgccgcCGTACTTTGCCGAGGGcacgcccgtgccgccgcggtATGCGCTCCCGCAGGCTGTCATGGTGTGGCGCATGCACAACCTGCGCATCATCATGTACCGGCCGTTTGTGATCCGCCGCGCGCTGAGGCGgaagcccgacgccgacgaggcgagcgcgacggcgtaCGACCGGTgtctggccgaggccaaggcgacgATTGATTCCATCGACGAGTTCTGGGAGAGGCAGGAACACAACCGGCTCTCTGCCTGGTACGGCCTGTACGTGGGCTGTTCGCCATGTTCTTCCCTTTTATGGCCAAGAACGaaccccccgcccccgtgA
- a CDS encoding uncharacterized protein (COG:S~EggNog:ENOG503P54W) produces METTPIPRTALRPISVKTTLPALPYPPLASRPVIKTARLLIRPFTATDLDALHTLRTQPEVMAWMPLGQVDGDLEKTKAVLAAKLLHDDRNYSFAICLAAPSSTGEEEEEHELIGTGGCHSRGGGMLGWPEVGYMLRREHWGRGYGTEFLEGFMEAWWALPRCEVAALTVDASTVAEDELLAADDAAAAAAAAATTADDDGDDKEDTAAAAAVTAVECISSFTREDNRASRRVMTKAGMSLVKIWEVVDMRDGKTPIDLYGYVARRPVAAASRPSD; encoded by the coding sequence ATGGAAACAACACCCATCCCCCGAACAGCGCTCAGGCCGATAAGCGTCAAGACGACGCTCCCCGCGCTCCCGTACCCGCCGCTCGCGTCCCGGCCCGTCATCAAGACGGCGCGCCTGCTCATCCGGCCCTTTACGGCGAcggacctcgacgccctgcacACGCTCCGCACGCAGCCCGAGGTGATGGCGTGGATGCCCCTCGGCCAGGTCGACGGGGACCTCGAAAAGACCAAGGCCGTGCTCGCGGCTAAGCTCCTCCACGACGACAGAAACTACAGCTTCGCCATCTGCCtggcggcgccctcctccacgggcgaggaggaggaggagcatgaGCTCATCGGTACCGGCGGCTGCCACTCCCGCGGCGGGGGCATGCTCGGCTGGCCGGAGGTTGGGTACATGCTGCGGCGGGAGCACTGGGGCCGCGGTTACGGGACGGAGTTCCTGGAGGGCTTCATGGAGGCGTGGTGGGCGCTGCCGCGGTGTGAAGTCGCTGCGCTCACTGTGGATGCGAGTACCGTCGCTGAGGAtgagctgctcgcggcggacgacgccgccgccgccgccgccgctgctgctactactgccgatgacgatggcgatgacaaGGAggacacggcggcagcagcggcagtgaCGGCGGTGGAGTGCATCTCGTCTTTTACGCGCGAGGACAACCGGGCGAGCCGTCGGGTGATGACCAAGGCGGGCATGAGCCTCGTCAAGATCTGGGAGGTGGTGGACATGCGCGATGGGAAGACGCCGATTGACTTGTACGGCTACGTTGCGCGgaggcccgtcgccgccgcctcccgcccatctgactga
- a CDS encoding uncharacterized protein (EggNog:ENOG503P8XP), with protein MGDGPRISPTASNTTYHSFNDIELQEPPSPPRTRDSTRRYDCDANSPLDPEKTDHNLTAVKMQRKDSGYGSNTASPRTSSSRSRPPTSPTRRTSNPGPQPQSPSSPPLRSRARPSTRRAAKSYPQPSAQPLFQARVPAAGTSRPQQQQIAFFHFPTPDLVELTEAGATSSSASSTHRHNHHLRHQEHSHLHHIEHEEDRATSSGPPQTTHYWTSDSTRRLEYAAIDAASRGFTGWVRRHLVPDCFNPRQHVAFDDDTGSVRRYRLELEDEDEENDHCGGGSGAEKTHHGMNGHRRRKGWTLWPLRKRNTI; from the coding sequence ATGGGGGACGGGCCCCGAATAAGCCCCACGGCTTCCAATACGACGTATCACAGCTTCAACGATATCGAGCTGCAGGAaccgccttcgccgccccGGACACGGGATTCCACCCGCAGATACGACTGCGACGCAAACTCTCCACTGGACCCCGAGAAGACGGACCACAATCTCACAGCCGTCAAGATGCAGCGCAAGGACTCTGGGTACGGCTCCAACACGGCCAGCCCGAGGACTTCATCTTCTCGCTCACGGCCACCGACGTCGCCCACCAGGCGCACCTCTAACCCAGGCCCGCAACCACAGTCACCATCCAGCCCGCCTCTGCGTTCACGAGCCCGGCCATCGACCCGCCGGGCCGCCAAGTCGTATCCGCAACCCAGCGCTCAGCCACTGTTCCAAGCGCGCGTCCCTGCCGCCGGCACGTCGaggccacagcagcagcagattgCCTTCTTTCACTTCCCGACGCCCGATCTTGTTGAGCTCACGGAGGCCGGAGCCACATCGTCTTCGGCGTCCTCCACGCACCGCCATAATCACCACCTTCGTCATCAGGAGCATAGCCATCTGCATCACATTGAGCACGAAGAGGACCGTGCGACTTCGTCTGGGCCGCCACAAACAACGCACTACTGGACCAGCGACAGCACGCGCCGGCTCGAGTACGCGGCTATCGACGCCGCGAGCCGTGGCTTCACCGGTTGGGTGCGCAGGCACCTCGTGCCGGACTGCTTCAACCCGCGACAGCACGTGGCCTTTGACGACGATACGGGCAGCGTGCGTCGGTACcggctcgagctcgaggacgaggacgaggaaaaCGATCAttgcggtggcggcagtggTGCGGAGAAGACGCATCATGGCATGAAcgggcaccggcggcgcaaAGGCTGGACTCTCTGGCCGCTACGCAAACGCAACACCATCTGA
- a CDS encoding uncharacterized protein (EggNog:ENOG503P54E~COG:I~TransMembrane:2 (i7-28o40-61i)~antiSMASH:Cluster_8.4): MTRAQQTVSLALLVSSLYFALYLGLIPLPALVQEQVVPLLPFWALVSFGALLLFRLGWGILTFNDVPEASKELMEEIELAKTELRTLGVSVD, translated from the exons ATGACGCGCGCCCAGCAGACCGtctccctcgccctcctcgtctccTCT CTCTACTTTGCGCTCTACCTCGGCCTCATCCCTCTGCCCGCCCTCGTTCAGGAGCAGGTCGTTCCTCTG CTGCCCTTCTGGGCCCTCGTCAGCTTcggcgccctgctgctcttccgcCTCGGCTGGGGCATCCTCACCTTCAACGACGTCCCCGAGGCGAGCAAGGAGCTCATGGAGGAGATtgagctggccaagacggaGCTGCGCACGCTTGGCGTGTCGGTGGACTAA